One Paenibacillus sp. FSL W8-0186 genomic window carries:
- a CDS encoding HD-GYP domain-containing protein, translating into MKLHVIEISPGDRLKHDIFNQFGVLILHKGTELTNDAIVKLMQHGIDYIDIEPRTIDIERTSNNAHQDPVMKVAPLFNEAVDGYEDIFLEALSSGTFDESKVDELLQPLVDELVGQKDVVSLLLLLNNGDNYTYNHSMQVGMLSYYIATWLGYPKEKAYQVGKAGYLIDIGKCMISQDILGKPGKLTPEEFDEVKRHTLYGSEIILNSTGDEISAMVALQHHEREDGSGYPKALRKDEIHPYAKIAAVADVYTAMTSNRVYQSKQELLTVLRELNSLSFGKLSPEPTQALISHLLPNFIGKKVLLNSGEVGSIVMTNQTDFFRPLVQTDDRFIDLSKERELSITEVYI; encoded by the coding sequence TTGAAATTACATGTGATCGAAATCAGCCCCGGCGACCGTCTTAAGCATGATATTTTCAATCAATTCGGCGTATTAATTCTGCATAAAGGAACAGAACTGACCAATGATGCGATCGTGAAGCTAATGCAGCATGGAATCGACTACATCGACATTGAACCTCGCACCATAGACATCGAACGTACTTCAAACAACGCCCACCAAGATCCCGTCATGAAAGTTGCACCGCTATTCAACGAAGCTGTTGATGGTTACGAAGACATTTTTCTGGAAGCGCTATCCAGCGGTACCTTCGATGAATCCAAAGTCGATGAGCTGCTGCAGCCCCTGGTAGATGAACTAGTCGGCCAGAAGGATGTCGTATCCCTCTTACTGCTGCTGAATAACGGTGATAATTATACATATAATCATTCCATGCAAGTCGGAATGCTATCTTATTATATCGCAACTTGGCTTGGTTATCCTAAAGAAAAGGCTTATCAAGTCGGCAAGGCCGGCTATTTGATCGATATCGGCAAATGCATGATTTCCCAAGACATTCTCGGCAAGCCCGGCAAGCTGACGCCGGAGGAATTTGATGAGGTCAAGCGTCATACATTGTATGGCTCCGAAATCATTCTGAATTCTACGGGAGACGAAATCTCTGCAATGGTTGCCCTGCAGCATCATGAACGGGAGGATGGAAGCGGATACCCTAAAGCGCTGCGCAAGGATGAGATTCATCCTTATGCCAAAATAGCCGCAGTAGCGGATGTCTATACGGCCATGACCTCCAACCGCGTCTACCAATCCAAGCAGGAGCTGCTTACTGTTTTGCGGGAATTAAATTCCCTTAGCTTTGGCAAATTGAGTCCTGAGCCGACCCAAGCCCTAATCAGTCACCTGCTACCGAACTTTATCGGCAAGAAAGTGCTGCTGAATTCAGGGGAAGTTGGTTCAATCGTAATGACGAACCAGACAGATTTCTTCCGCCCGCTCGTTCAGACAGACGACAGGTTCATAGACTTGTCCAAAGAACGGGAGCTGTCGATTACTGAGGTTTATATTTAG
- a CDS encoding spore coat associated protein CotJA — MNHSLSHPQEVAWAPFVGPFDPCPPILCKTYSTPPQLFMHFQPLNLPQFSPEDALRHGTLWPALYSPYESKWGKGR, encoded by the coding sequence TTGAATCATTCGTTAAGTCATCCCCAAGAGGTAGCCTGGGCCCCCTTTGTCGGCCCTTTTGACCCCTGTCCGCCGATATTGTGCAAGACGTACAGTACGCCGCCGCAGCTGTTTATGCACTTTCAACCGCTGAATCTTCCCCAGTTCAGTCCGGAGGACGCATTAAGGCACGGAACGTTGTGGCCTGCACTCTACAGTCCCTATGAATCCAAGTGGGGAAAAGGAAGGTGA
- a CDS encoding HD-GYP domain-containing protein yields the protein MRLIPINSLQPGMKLGKKIYNEDGIILLSENAELTEAVIRRLRRHGLNFVYVADPRTEDVVPVEMIEEETRRRALKEIRTNFRKMTGPAVKGLVYPYLGKTFSGLVEEIMDDLSAREDAMIMMMNVNSMDHYLYRHSLNVCIYTILLGQIHGYSKSDLTFLGLGALLHDIGKTKLPLQLLTKAGKLTDAEYEQVKQHAEFGFKMLKDEPGIPLVSAHCAYQHHERLNGSGYPRGLKGEEISEFARWIAITDSYDAMTTHRVYRSAMLPHQALEVLYTGCGHLYEKSKLEVFRDRVAIYPLGMAVRLSTGEKGIVAKIHGIFPQRPVVRVLTDPDGEDLKVPYDVDLSQQLSVVITEVDGMNQIG from the coding sequence ATGCGATTAATACCAATCAACTCACTCCAGCCCGGGATGAAATTGGGGAAGAAAATATATAACGAGGACGGCATCATTCTTTTATCCGAAAATGCAGAGCTTACCGAGGCCGTCATCCGGCGTCTGCGCCGTCATGGCCTGAATTTCGTGTATGTGGCCGATCCGCGAACAGAGGACGTCGTTCCCGTCGAGATGATCGAGGAGGAGACACGGCGCAGGGCGCTGAAGGAGATTCGAACGAACTTCCGGAAAATGACGGGTCCAGCGGTTAAAGGCTTGGTCTATCCTTATCTGGGCAAGACGTTCTCCGGCCTCGTTGAGGAAATTATGGATGATCTTAGCGCTAGGGAAGACGCCATGATTATGATGATGAATGTCAACAGCATGGATCATTATTTGTACCGGCATTCTCTCAATGTTTGCATTTATACGATTCTGTTAGGGCAAATCCACGGATATTCCAAGAGCGATCTGACGTTCCTTGGCCTTGGCGCCCTGCTGCATGATATTGGAAAAACGAAGCTCCCGCTACAGCTGCTGACCAAGGCAGGCAAGCTGACGGATGCGGAGTACGAGCAGGTCAAGCAGCATGCCGAGTTCGGGTTTAAAATGCTTAAGGATGAGCCGGGCATTCCGTTAGTTTCCGCGCACTGCGCTTACCAGCATCATGAGCGTTTGAACGGGAGCGGCTACCCCCGGGGACTCAAGGGAGAGGAAATCAGTGAGTTTGCCCGCTGGATCGCCATTACGGACTCATACGATGCTATGACAACACACCGGGTGTATCGCTCTGCGATGCTGCCTCATCAGGCGCTTGAAGTGTTATATACAGGCTGCGGCCATTTGTACGAGAAATCCAAGCTGGAGGTATTTCGCGACCGTGTCGCCATCTATCCGCTAGGCATGGCGGTGAGGCTCAGCACGGGAGAAAAAGGCATCGTCGCCAAAATTCACGGCATCTTCCCGCAGCGCCCCGTCGTTCGCGTATTGACCGACCCGGACGGGGAGGATCTGAAGGTGCCTTACGATGTGGATTTGTCGCAGCAATTATCCGTGGTGATTACGGAAGTAGACGGAATGAATCAAATTGGTTAA
- a CDS encoding spore coat protein, producing MYQHPHLAWHETMELHELTAFQTNQLENFKMVVNDVTNPQLRALYLEAIKSLEHNLKELLQFYPKAPQWPQGTRHGKNPGMDLTPFYAGQLLGFAKTAVRTYAASITETATPQLRETFTKQLNAAIQLHAKTFNFMLEKGYYPAYDLPKLLANDVANANRVLAL from the coding sequence ATGTATCAACACCCGCATTTAGCGTGGCATGAGACTATGGAGCTGCATGAATTAACGGCGTTTCAAACGAACCAGCTCGAGAATTTCAAGATGGTGGTGAACGACGTTACGAACCCCCAGCTTAGAGCCCTATACTTAGAAGCGATCAAGAGCCTTGAGCACAATTTGAAGGAGCTGCTGCAATTTTACCCGAAAGCGCCGCAATGGCCGCAGGGAACGAGACATGGTAAAAATCCGGGCATGGATTTAACGCCATTTTATGCGGGGCAGCTGCTCGGGTTCGCCAAGACAGCGGTGCGTACTTATGCGGCTTCGATTACGGAGACAGCTACACCTCAGCTGAGAGAAACCTTTACGAAGCAACTGAATGCCGCAATCCAACTGCATGCGAAGACATTTAATTTCATGCTTGAAAAAGGATATTATCCAGCCTATGATTTGCCGAAGCTGCTTGCGAACGATGTTGCCAATGCCAACCGGGTGTTAGCTCTGTAA
- a CDS encoding undecaprenyl-diphosphate phosphatase, translating to MNFIVAVILGIVEGLTEFIPVSSTGHMILTAKLLGYDDSTPEMKTFMIVIQLGAILAISWVYRERIIRLLGLSKEPVPVFRNQIPPRRLDLLHVILGIAPALAVGFFFRDFIKSLFSPQTVLWALLAGGIFMIAAEWFFKNKAQVTAKDMDQLTHRQALMIGLYQCISVLWPGFSRSGSTIAGGMFSGASYKASADFSFLIAIPIMFAVSGYEMLDSYRYFTIDTIGLFAVGFIVSFIVAYIVVMAFLKSIQKIQLRHFAYYRFLLAALFWTFIMR from the coding sequence ATGAATTTTATTGTCGCGGTTATTTTGGGGATTGTAGAGGGTTTGACTGAATTTATCCCGGTATCTTCGACAGGCCACATGATATTGACAGCGAAGCTGTTGGGTTATGACGACTCTACTCCCGAGATGAAAACTTTCATGATTGTGATTCAGCTGGGCGCAATTTTGGCTATTTCATGGGTATACCGGGAACGGATTATTCGTTTGCTAGGGTTGAGCAAGGAACCTGTACCTGTATTTCGGAACCAAATACCTCCAAGACGTCTTGATCTCCTGCATGTCATTTTGGGCATTGCACCGGCTCTTGCCGTCGGTTTCTTCTTCAGGGATTTCATCAAAAGTCTGTTCAGTCCCCAGACCGTCCTCTGGGCGCTGCTCGCCGGCGGTATATTTATGATCGCAGCCGAATGGTTCTTCAAGAACAAGGCCCAGGTAACTGCCAAGGATATGGACCAGCTTACCCATAGGCAGGCGCTAATGATCGGACTGTATCAATGCATATCCGTCTTGTGGCCAGGTTTCTCCCGTTCCGGTTCGACCATCGCGGGCGGCATGTTTAGCGGGGCAAGCTATAAGGCTTCCGCTGACTTCTCTTTCCTGATCGCGATACCGATCATGTTTGCCGTTTCGGGTTATGAAATGCTGGATTCCTACCGATATTTTACTATAGATACTATAGGATTATTTGCTGTCGGTTTTATCGTTTCGTTTATTGTGGCTTATATCGTGGTGATGGCCTTCTTAAAATCCATTCAGAAAATTCAGCTCAGGCATTTCGCTTATTATCGTTTCCTTCTTGCTGCTTTATTTTGGACTTTCATCATGCGATAG
- the sufB gene encoding Fe-S cluster assembly protein SufB: protein MAKKAPDIGEYKYGFRDEHKSIFQSGKGLTREIVEEISKIKNEPQWMLDFRLKSLEQFEKMPMPRWGGDLDELDFDDIQYYVRPSEKQGKTWEEVPAEIKETFDKLGIPEAEQKFLAGVSAQYESEVVYHSMQKELEEQGVIFSDTDTALREHPEIFREYFGTIVPPTDNKFAALNSAVWSGGSFIYVPKGVKCEIPLQAYFRINSENMGQFERTLIIADEDSFVHYVEGCTAPVYSTNSLHSAVVEIICKKNARVRYTTIQNWAPNIYNLVTKRAVAEENANMEWVDGNIGSKLTMKYPAVVLKGRGAKGSVLSIAVAGKNQHQDSGAKMIHLAPDTTSTIVSKSISKHGGKVTYRGLASFGRQAEGAKSNVKCDTLILDNESTSDTIPYNEIMNDNIVLEHEATVSKVSEDQLFYLMSRGLTEDEATQMIVMGFIEPFTKELPMEYAVEMNRLIKFEMEGSIG, encoded by the coding sequence GAAGGCTCCCGATATAGGGGAATACAAATATGGTTTCCGCGACGAGCATAAATCTATTTTCCAGTCAGGCAAAGGCTTGACTCGAGAAATCGTTGAGGAAATTTCGAAAATTAAGAACGAACCGCAGTGGATGCTTGATTTCCGCCTGAAATCGCTCGAGCAGTTCGAGAAAATGCCGATGCCGCGTTGGGGCGGCGACCTGGATGAGCTTGATTTCGACGATATCCAGTACTACGTAAGACCGTCGGAGAAGCAAGGAAAGACATGGGAAGAGGTTCCGGCAGAAATCAAAGAAACCTTCGATAAGCTCGGCATTCCGGAAGCGGAACAGAAGTTCCTGGCCGGCGTATCCGCCCAGTACGAATCTGAGGTTGTATACCACAGCATGCAGAAGGAATTGGAAGAGCAGGGCGTTATCTTTAGCGATACGGATACAGCGCTGCGTGAGCATCCGGAAATTTTCCGCGAGTATTTCGGTACGATCGTTCCGCCGACGGATAACAAGTTTGCAGCATTGAACAGTGCGGTGTGGTCGGGAGGAAGCTTTATTTACGTTCCTAAGGGCGTTAAATGTGAAATTCCTTTGCAGGCATATTTCCGGATTAACTCCGAAAACATGGGGCAGTTCGAAAGAACGCTGATCATTGCCGATGAAGACAGCTTCGTGCATTATGTTGAGGGTTGTACGGCTCCTGTATACAGCACGAATTCTCTGCATAGCGCGGTTGTTGAAATCATCTGTAAGAAGAACGCGCGCGTTCGTTACACGACGATTCAGAACTGGGCTCCGAACATCTACAACCTTGTTACCAAGCGGGCTGTAGCTGAAGAGAATGCGAATATGGAATGGGTTGACGGCAATATCGGCTCGAAGCTGACGATGAAATACCCAGCAGTCGTATTGAAAGGCCGCGGCGCAAAAGGCAGCGTGCTGTCGATCGCTGTAGCGGGCAAGAACCAGCATCAGGATTCCGGCGCGAAGATGATCCATTTGGCTCCAGACACAACGTCCACGATTGTCTCCAAGTCGATCAGTAAGCACGGCGGAAAAGTAACTTACCGCGGTCTGGCATCCTTTGGCCGTCAGGCAGAGGGCGCCAAATCGAACGTCAAATGCGATACGCTTATTTTGGATAACGAGTCGACCTCCGATACGATTCCTTATAACGAAATTATGAACGATAACATCGTTCTGGAGCATGAGGCAACAGTATCGAAGGTATCCGAGGATCAGCTCTTCTATCTGATGAGCCGCGGCTTGACCGAGGACGAAGCAACGCAAATGATCGTTATGGGCTTCATCGAGCCGTTCACGAAGGAACTGCCGATGGAATATGCGGTTGAGATGAATAGATTGATCAAATTCGAGATGGAAGGCTCGATCGGTTAA
- a CDS encoding hemolysin family protein, whose translation MPDGHTEFEIGKLIFNLFLVIILVLLNGFFVAAEFSLVKVRQSRLTQLVSEGNKRATYALKVNKKLDAYLSATQLGITLASLGLGWVGEPAISELLIEPLMHKIGVTDATLIATVSVAVGFAIITFLHIVIGELAPKSLAIQKSESTSLWLSAPLLFFYRVFLPVIWLLNSAANGLLRLIGIEPAGEGEAAHSEEEIRILMDQSAKSGVIDQDEMKLMDNLFDFSDLLAREVMLPRTDMDCLYTNLTWEENMRIVEETKHSRYPVAVEDKDQIIGFVHLADLFLPDGGSSKNIAAIVRPILNVPESMEVSHVLRLMQKKHSQLTVVVDEYGGTAGLLTAERIMEEIVGDLYDEFDIDRPEVEKLSDGTFSVDGRMLIEDVNDLTGVTIVHDKVDSIGGWLFKELDGAPTVGKVIRIENLLFEVAEAEPLRIMRVNIKQLEDQDGTQESAADSTDAESKEKSQEYEPGV comes from the coding sequence ATGCCCGATGGACATACGGAGTTTGAGATTGGCAAGCTGATATTCAATTTGTTTCTAGTCATTATTTTAGTGCTTTTGAATGGGTTTTTCGTTGCAGCGGAGTTTTCGCTCGTTAAGGTGCGTCAGTCCAGGCTGACCCAACTCGTCAGCGAAGGCAACAAGCGTGCAACCTATGCGCTCAAAGTAAATAAAAAACTGGATGCCTATCTATCAGCCACACAATTGGGAATTACGTTGGCCTCACTTGGGCTGGGCTGGGTCGGTGAGCCGGCCATATCCGAACTGCTGATCGAACCATTGATGCATAAAATCGGTGTAACGGATGCGACGCTGATTGCTACCGTTTCGGTTGCGGTAGGGTTTGCGATCATCACTTTTTTGCATATCGTTATCGGGGAGCTCGCTCCGAAATCGCTGGCGATCCAGAAATCGGAGTCGACTTCGTTATGGCTTTCTGCTCCGCTCCTATTCTTCTATCGAGTATTCCTGCCAGTCATCTGGCTGTTGAATTCGGCGGCGAACGGTTTGCTCAGGCTGATCGGCATCGAGCCGGCGGGCGAGGGCGAAGCTGCCCATTCGGAGGAGGAAATCCGCATCCTGATGGATCAGAGCGCGAAGAGCGGTGTCATCGACCAAGACGAGATGAAGCTGATGGACAATCTGTTTGATTTCTCGGACTTGCTGGCGCGGGAGGTCATGCTGCCGAGAACCGATATGGACTGCTTGTACACGAATCTCACTTGGGAAGAAAATATGAGGATCGTGGAGGAAACGAAGCATTCCCGATATCCGGTTGCCGTAGAGGACAAGGATCAGATTATCGGATTTGTTCATCTGGCCGATCTGTTCCTGCCCGACGGAGGCAGCTCTAAGAATATTGCTGCCATCGTGCGGCCGATCCTGAATGTGCCTGAATCCATGGAAGTCAGCCATGTCCTGCGCCTTATGCAGAAGAAGCATTCCCAACTGACCGTCGTGGTAGATGAATATGGGGGCACGGCTGGATTGCTCACAGCGGAGCGAATTATGGAGGAAATCGTCGGCGATCTTTACGATGAGTTCGACATAGATCGCCCTGAAGTGGAGAAGCTCAGCGACGGCACCTTTTCTGTTGACGGCCGGATGCTCATCGAAGATGTAAATGATTTGACAGGGGTCACGATCGTACATGATAAAGTAGATTCCATTGGGGGATGGCTTTTTAAAGAGTTGGACGGAGCACCTACTGTGGGGAAAGTTATTCGGATCGAGAATTTGCTCTTTGAGGTGGCCGAAGCCGAACCGCTTCGCATCATGCGGGTGAATATCAAGCAGCTCGAAGATCAGGACGGGACGCAGGAATCAGCTGCCGACAGTACGGATGCAGAATCGAAGGAGAAATCCCAAGAATACGAGCCCGGTGTTTAA
- a CDS encoding bifunctional UDP-sugar hydrolase/5'-nucleotidase, with product MLPDTNQDILTILYTNDLHSHFGAMKRIASMVNGFREQENGALLLLDIGDHMDRAAPETEGTMGQANVDVLNLMRYDAITIGNNEGLTFTPEQLGQAYAGLACEVVCANMLETGTGKPPVWMKKQTVLERGGFKIGLVGATAAYAEFYKLLGLTVLDPLDSIAKSVNELRSEADLVVVMSHLGLSFDRQLAEQVPGIDLILGGHTHHLLEEPLWIRQTAIAAAGKFGRHLGQITIGRDELTGAAKVISAICLPAESGPEDPMVAKALEIHKHRAVERMARTVAVIEEELPIRYDAESPFGNLLAQAVRRFTGSDLSIINSGQLLTGLPAGEISEGMLHERCPSPINPCRMNLLGKHILYSLEESLLADFTDKAIFGFGFRGKQLGGICVDGMEIIYDPEGDPFHKVIEASVQGVPIVPEGIYSVGTLDMFTFGIGYECLKQGSEQEFLLPEFLRDLLRMELQTAGAVESCFYRRWKSRTVG from the coding sequence ATGCTGCCGGATACGAACCAGGATATTTTAACGATACTGTATACCAACGATTTGCACAGCCATTTCGGTGCCATGAAGCGGATTGCCTCGATGGTGAACGGCTTTCGCGAGCAGGAAAATGGGGCCCTGCTGCTGCTGGATATCGGCGATCATATGGACCGGGCCGCTCCCGAGACAGAAGGCACGATGGGACAAGCCAATGTGGATGTTCTGAACCTGATGAGGTATGACGCCATCACGATAGGCAATAACGAGGGACTGACCTTTACACCGGAACAACTGGGGCAGGCTTACGCAGGATTGGCATGCGAGGTTGTCTGTGCGAACATGCTGGAAACCGGGACCGGGAAACCGCCTGTATGGATGAAGAAGCAAACTGTGCTTGAGCGGGGAGGCTTCAAAATCGGTTTGGTCGGCGCAACGGCAGCCTATGCCGAGTTTTACAAGCTGCTCGGCTTGACTGTGCTCGATCCGCTAGATTCAATAGCGAAATCGGTCAATGAATTGCGCAGCGAAGCTGATCTCGTCGTAGTGATGTCGCATCTAGGCCTGTCCTTCGATCGCCAGCTTGCAGAGCAGGTTCCCGGGATTGACCTGATTCTTGGCGGGCATACCCATCATCTGCTGGAAGAGCCGCTGTGGATCAGGCAGACGGCGATTGCGGCGGCCGGGAAATTCGGGCGGCATCTCGGGCAAATTACAATTGGACGGGACGAACTTACCGGGGCAGCGAAGGTCATCTCTGCCATCTGCCTGCCTGCCGAGAGCGGACCGGAAGATCCAATGGTAGCTAAAGCGCTGGAAATACATAAGCACCGGGCTGTAGAGCGGATGGCTCGAACGGTAGCGGTAATCGAAGAGGAATTGCCAATCCGTTACGATGCCGAATCTCCGTTTGGCAATTTGCTGGCGCAGGCGGTAAGGCGATTTACGGGAAGCGACTTGTCGATCATCAATAGCGGCCAACTGCTCACAGGACTGCCTGCCGGAGAAATTAGCGAAGGCATGCTTCATGAGCGCTGTCCCTCGCCCATCAATCCTTGCCGCATGAATTTGCTGGGCAAGCATATATTGTACAGCCTGGAGGAATCGCTGCTAGCTGATTTTACGGACAAGGCGATCTTCGGGTTTGGCTTTCGCGGCAAGCAGCTCGGCGGCATCTGTGTTGATGGCATGGAAATCATCTATGATCCGGAAGGCGATCCATTTCATAAAGTCATCGAAGCGAGTGTACAGGGCGTTCCGATTGTTCCAGAAGGCATTTATTCGGTGGGCACGCTTGACATGTTTACGTTTGGCATCGGCTATGAATGTCTGAAGCAGGGCAGCGAGCAGGAATTTCTGCTGCCGGAGTTCTTAAGGGATCTGCTGCGGATGGAGCTTCAGACGGCAGGCGCCGTTGAGAGCTGCTTCTATCGCCGCTGGAAGAGCCGAACCGTGGGCTGA
- a CDS encoding molybdenum cofactor biosynthesis protein MoaE, with product MMLTIFLFAGLADRIGASQIEITYPQNAITADRLKQEIAKQYPDAASLVSLSFLAVNQEYAAGGLLITEQDEIALIPPVSGGLEDQEQDFLDPEDQMYEISSQPLSVSAVTQKVNTANHGASLVFVGTTREMTGDQRTIHLEYEAYIPMALSKMKQIGEEIAAKWPGTLCAISHRIGKVDIAEISVIIAVSTPHRDDSYAASRYAIERLKQIVPIWKKEVWEDGTEWKGHGQGPWNPAAPGQISQL from the coding sequence ATGATGCTGACAATTTTTCTATTCGCGGGGCTGGCTGACCGTATCGGCGCTTCGCAAATTGAAATCACATATCCTCAGAACGCCATAACGGCTGACCGGTTAAAACAGGAAATCGCCAAGCAATATCCGGATGCTGCGTCTTTGGTAAGCCTGTCTTTTCTGGCCGTCAATCAAGAATATGCGGCAGGCGGGCTCCTCATTACCGAGCAGGACGAAATTGCTCTCATCCCTCCCGTGTCCGGAGGCCTAGAAGATCAGGAGCAGGACTTCCTCGATCCCGAAGACCAAATGTACGAGATTAGTTCGCAGCCCCTCTCGGTCAGCGCAGTGACCCAAAAAGTTAACACGGCTAACCATGGCGCATCGCTAGTCTTTGTCGGAACGACGCGGGAAATGACCGGCGACCAGCGGACGATCCATCTGGAATACGAAGCCTATATTCCTATGGCCCTGTCCAAAATGAAGCAGATCGGCGAAGAAATCGCTGCAAAGTGGCCAGGCACCCTTTGCGCCATCAGCCATCGGATCGGTAAAGTCGATATCGCCGAAATCAGCGTCATCATCGCTGTTTCCACGCCTCACCGCGATGATAGCTATGCTGCAAGCCGTTATGCCATCGAAAGACTGAAGCAGATCGTTCCTATTTGGAAGAAGGAAGTCTGGGAGGACGGTACAGAATGGAAAGGCCATGGACAGGGTCCATGGAATCCTGCAGCGCCAGGACAAATATCACAGCTATAG
- the yfkAB gene encoding radical SAM/CxCxxxxC motif protein YfkAB, translating to MKILKYNSAMTAPVNPKDDPWDPIVSLREFGRHVLTSVEMTVTNLCNMRCEHCAVGDSLVLKEPEQIPLDLMLRRLDEVEHLRTISITGGEPTFRKQMVDEKILPILKYAKERGIRSQINSNLTLDYERYEKLIPYLDVMHISFNYTNEQDFYEIGFANSGHPVKKEVAYKLYHTMMENSRKLSEAGMYISAESMINYRTHDRLPAIHKLITEMGCRRHEVHPMYASNFAKGLPVLSLDEMRQAIHSLLDERNKEIWMLFGTLPFYACNNSEADAALLKRLREEPMVTVRNDPDGRNRVNVNMFTGEVFVTDFADIPSFGSVHEERLDVIFAKWLNEHPLNQKVNCYCEAASCCGPNLLVADMYYKDTDFKSRKAITF from the coding sequence ATGAAAATACTTAAGTATAACTCTGCGATGACAGCACCGGTGAATCCAAAGGATGATCCCTGGGATCCGATCGTTTCCCTGCGGGAGTTCGGACGCCATGTGCTGACCAGCGTGGAAATGACGGTTACGAACCTGTGCAACATGCGCTGCGAGCACTGTGCCGTCGGGGACAGCCTGGTGCTGAAAGAGCCAGAGCAAATACCGCTGGATCTGATGCTGCGGCGTCTGGATGAAGTGGAGCATTTGCGGACGATCAGTATTACCGGAGGTGAGCCGACCTTCCGCAAGCAAATGGTGGACGAGAAGATTTTGCCGATTTTGAAATATGCGAAGGAGCGCGGGATCCGTTCGCAGATCAATTCCAACCTGACCCTGGATTATGAGCGGTATGAGAAACTGATTCCCTATCTGGATGTGATGCATATCTCGTTCAACTATACGAATGAACAGGATTTCTATGAGATAGGCTTCGCCAATAGCGGGCATCCTGTGAAGAAGGAAGTCGCCTACAAGCTGTATCACACGATGATGGAGAATTCGCGAAAATTGAGCGAGGCGGGGATGTACATATCGGCCGAATCGATGATCAATTACCGCACTCACGACAGGCTGCCGGCAATTCATAAGCTGATTACGGAAATGGGCTGCCGCCGGCATGAGGTTCATCCGATGTATGCATCCAATTTCGCCAAAGGACTGCCGGTGTTATCGCTCGATGAAATGCGCCAAGCGATTCATTCCTTGCTCGATGAGCGTAATAAAGAGATATGGATGTTGTTTGGGACCCTCCCATTTTATGCCTGCAATAACAGCGAGGCCGATGCCGCTTTGCTGAAGCGGCTGCGCGAGGAACCGATGGTCACGGTACGGAATGATCCGGACGGCAGAAACCGGGTGAACGTGAATATGTTTACCGGGGAAGTGTTCGTAACGGATTTTGCAGACATCCCTTCTTTCGGCAGCGTGCATGAGGAACGGTTGGATGTTATTTTTGCCAAATGGCTGAACGAACATCCGCTCAATCAGAAAGTAAATTGTTATTGCGAGGCGGCCAGCTGCTGCGGTCCAAACCTGCTCGTTGCAGACATGTATTATAAGGACACCGACTTCAAATCCCGCAAAGCAATCACATTTTAG
- a CDS encoding spore coat protein CotJB: MSHKGDLDPQFYEMLEKLQALDFVLVELNLFLDTHPDDLASIQQYNQLVQERTQLANHFQQLYGPLMNFGHSYSKFPWEWSKVPWPWQV; the protein is encoded by the coding sequence ATGTCACACAAAGGCGATTTGGACCCGCAATTTTATGAGATGCTCGAAAAGCTGCAGGCGCTCGATTTCGTGCTTGTCGAATTAAACCTCTTCCTCGATACACACCCCGACGATTTAGCTTCGATTCAGCAATACAATCAGCTTGTCCAGGAACGCACTCAGCTTGCCAACCATTTTCAGCAGCTCTATGGTCCCCTGATGAACTTCGGCCATTCTTATTCGAAATTTCCATGGGAATGGTCGAAGGTACCGTGGCCTTGGCAGGTGTAA